Proteins encoded in a region of the Esox lucius isolate fEsoLuc1 chromosome 9, fEsoLuc1.pri, whole genome shotgun sequence genome:
- the LOC105009626 gene encoding cytochrome P450 3A27-like: MRSFLPYFSAETWTLLVLLITLIVVYGYWPYGYFTKLGIPGPKPLPFVGTMMEYKKGFFNFDSECFQKYGRIWGIYDGRQPVLCTMDRTMIKTILIKECYNIFTNRRNFQMNGELYDGLTVAEDDTWKRIRSVLSPSFTTGRLKEMFGIMKQHSSNLLNGMKKKAENGLAIELKEFFGPYSMDVVTSTAFSVNIDSLNNPSDPFVSNIKKMLKFDLFSPLLFFIIFFPFMAPICQMLNFSFFPAEVLNFFYASLAKIKSERGRENTIGRVDFLQLMIDSQKDSKTKTGEEQNKGLSDHEILSQAMIFIFAGYETTSSTLSFLAYNLATNPHVMTKLQEEIDTVFPNKAPIQYEALMQMEYLDSVLNESLRLYPIAPRLERVAKKTVEINGIIIPKDCVVLVPTWTLHRDPEIWSDPEEFKPERFSKENKESIDPYSYMPFGAGPRNCIGMRFALIMIKLAMVEILQSYTFTACEETQIPLEMDIQGLLMPKQPIKLKLEPRSNTSRNKPTTSLTPNTIIL, from the exons ATGAGGAGTTTTCTACCGTATTTCTCAGCTGAAACCTGGACCCTTCTGGTCCTGCTGATCACCCTGATTGTAGT gtatggataCTGGCCCTATGGTTATTTCACTAAACTGGGGATCCCTGGTCCTAAACCCCTTCCTTTCGTTGGCACTATGATGGAGTACAAGAAG GGTTTCTTTAACTTTGACTCAGAGTGCTTTCAGAAGTATGGGAGAATCTGGGG GATCTATGATGGAAGACAGCCTGTTCTCTGTACGATGGACAGAACCATGATCAAGACCATCCTCATTAAAGAATGTTACAACATCTTCACCAACCGCagg AACTTCCAAATGAATGGAGAGTTGTATGATGGGCTGACTGTTGCAGAGGACGACACATGGAAAAGAATCCGCAGTGTCCTGTCCCCGTCCTTCACCACTGGAAGACTGAAAGAG ATGTTTGGCATCATGAAGCAGCATTCTTCTAACCTGTTGAATGGAATGAAGAAAAAGGCAGAAAATGGCCTGGCGATTGAACTCAAAGA GTTCTTTGGACCGTACAGTATGGACGTGGTCACCAGCACAGCATTCAGTGTGAACATTGATTCCCTGAACAACCCTTCAGATCCCTTTGTGTCCAACATCAAGAAGATGCTTAAGTTTGACCTGTTCAGCCCACTCTTGTTTTTCATCA tATTTTTCCCTTTCATGGCTCCTATCTGTCAGATGTtgaatttttcatttttcccggCGGAGGTATTGAACTTCTTTTACGCCTCACTGGCCAAGATCAAATCTGAACGAGGCAGAGAGAACACAATc GGTCGTGTGGATTTCTTACAGCTGATGATCGACTCTCAGAAAGACAGCAAAACAAAGACAGGAGAAGAACAGAATAAAG GACTGAGTGATCATGAGATCTTGTCTCAAGCCATGATCTTTATCTTCGCTGGCTATGAGACCACCAGCAGCACGTTGAGTTTCCTGGCCTATAACCTGGCTACGAATCCTCATGTCATGACCAAACTGCAGGAGGAGATAGATACTGTGTTCCCCAACAAG gctcCCATCCAGTATGAGGCTCTGATGCAGATGGAGTATCTGGACAGTGTGTTGAATGAGTCTCTGAGACTATACCCCATCGCCCCACGTCTGGAGAGGGTCGCCAAGAAGACGGTTGAGATCAATGGTATCATCATCCCTAAAGATTGTGTTGTATTAGTCCCCACCTGGACTCTCCACCGTGACCCTGAGATCTGGTCCGACCCTGAGGAGTTCAAACCTGAAAG GTTCAGTAAGGAGAACAAGGAGTCTATTGACCCGTACTCTTACATGCCGTTTGGGGCGGGGCCCAGGAACTGTATCGGGATGCGTTTTGCCCTGATCATGATCAAACTGGCCATGGTGGAGATCCTACAGAGTTACACCTTCACCGCCTGTGAGGAGACCCAG ATCCCGTTGGAGATGGACATCCAGGGTCTGCTGATGCCAAAACAACCAATCAAACTGAAGCTGGAACCCCGTAGCAACACCTCAAGAAACAAACCCACCACCTCTTTGACTCCAAACACAAT TATCCTGTAG
- the LOC114839851 gene encoding extensin-like — protein MHRPTEPHCHRPTGPTASALLDPLPLPYWTPCHRPTGPPATALLDPQPPPYWTPCHRPTGPPATALLDPLPPPYWTPCHRPTGRTATDLLEPLPPPYWTPYHRPTGPPATALLDPLPSPYWNHCHRPTGPPTTALLDPLPPPYWTPCPRPTGPTATALLDPQPPPYWTPCLLDPLPTGPTATALLDPQPPPYWTHSHHPTGPPAYWTPCLLDPQPPPYWTHSNRPTGPTATALLDPQPPPYWTHSHRPTGPTATALLDPLPPPYWTHSHHRLWHDRGSNPRP, from the coding sequence ATGCACCGTCCTACAGAACCCCACTGCCACCGCCCTACTGGACCCACAGCCAGCGCCCTACTGGACCCCCTGCCACTGCCCTACTGGACCCCCTGTCACCGCCCTACTGGACCCCCTGCCACCGCCCTACTGGACCCACAGCCACCGCCCTACTGGACCCCCTGCCACCGCCCTACTGGACCCCCTGCCACCGCCCTACTGGACCCCCTGCCACCGCCCTACTGGACCCCCTGCCACCGCCCTACTGGGAGAACAGCCACCGACCTACTGGAACCACTGCCACCGCCCTACTGGACCCCCTACCACCGCCCTACTGGACCCCCTGCCACCGCCCTACTGGACCCCCTGCCCTCGCCCTACTGGAACCACTGCCACCGCCCTACTGGACCCCCTACCACCGCCCTACTGGACCCCCTGCCACCGCCCTACTGGACCCCCTGCCCTCGCCCTACTGGACCCACAGCCACCGCCCTACTGGACCCACAGCCACCGCCTTACTGGACCCCCTGCCTACTGGACCCCCTGCCTACTGGACCCACAGCCACCGCCCTACTGGACCCACAGCCACCACCCTACTGGACCCACAGCCACCACCCTACTGGACCCCCTGCCTACTGGACCCCCTGCCTACTGGACCCACAGCCACCGCCCTACTGGACCCACAGCAACCGTCCTACTGGACCCACAGCCACTGCCCTACTGGACCCACAGCCACCGCCCTACTGGACCCACAGCCACCGTCCTACTGGACCCACAGCCACTGCCCTACTGGACCCCCTACCACCGCCCTACTGGACCCACAGCCACCATCGGCTGTGGCATGACCGGGGCTCGAACCCACGGCCATAG